One Rhinopithecus roxellana isolate Shanxi Qingling chromosome 7, ASM756505v1, whole genome shotgun sequence DNA segment encodes these proteins:
- the PPP1R2C gene encoding protein phosphatase inhibitor 2 family member C, with amino-acid sequence MSASTSSHRPIKGILKNKSSSGSSVATSGQQSGGIIQEVKRKKSQKWDESSILATHRATYRDYDLMKANEPGTSYMNVQDNEEDSVRDVEGEDSVRGVEGKEAVAATDAADHSCEVEEQESNEAYMRKILLQKQEKKRQFEIRRRLHYNEELNIKLARQLMWNDLQSEDDENEERPQATNEEKTAAEESEEAPLGGGLQIQSCDP; translated from the coding sequence ATGTCAGCCTCTACCTCCTCGCACCGGCCCATCAAGGGGATCCTGAAAAACAAAAGCTCGTCGGGTTCCTCGGTGGCGACTTCCGGTCAGCAGTCTGGAGGGATTATTCAAGAggtgaagagaaagaaatcccAGAAGTGGGACGAATCAAGCATCCTTGCGACTCACCGCGCAACGTACAGAGATTACGATTTAATGAAGGCAAATGAGCCCGGCACTTCCTACATGAATGTGCAAGATAATGAGGAAGATTCAGTGCGCGATGTCGAAGGAGAAGATTCAGTGCGTGGTGTCGAAGGAAAGGAAGCCGTGGCCGCCACTGATGCTGCGGACCACAGCTGTGAGGTGGAGGAGCAAGAGAGCAACGAGGCCTACATGAGAAAAATCCTCCTCcagaaacaggagaaaaagcGGCAGTTCGAAATAAGAAGAAGGCTTCACTACAACGAAGAATTGAACATCAAATTAGCTAGACAATTAATGTGGAACGACCTACAAAGTGAAGACGATGAAAACGAAGAAAGGCCACAAGCCACGAATGAAGAAAAGACTGCTGCGGAAGAATCAGAGGAAGCTCCTCTAGGCGGTGGACTGCAAATCCAGTCATGCGACCCTTAG